One Miscanthus floridulus cultivar M001 chromosome 11, ASM1932011v1, whole genome shotgun sequence DNA window includes the following coding sequences:
- the LOC136492972 gene encoding eukaryotic translation initiation factor 3 subunit H codes for MANPAAPGGMRSFLQAVSTVTEEAPTPLRVVQMEGLAVLKIIKHCEEFAPALVTGQLLGLDVGSVLEVTNCFPFPIREEDDEADADGANYQLEMMRCLREVNVDNNTIGWYQSCLLGSFQTVELIETFMNYQENIRRCVCIVYDPSRSSQGVLALKALKLTDSFMDLYRNNGLTGEKLREKKLSWVDIFEEIPIKVSNSALVSAFMKELEPESPVTQCDFERLKLSTAPFMERNLEFLIGCMDDLSSEQNKFQYYYRNLSRQQSQQQAWLQKRRQENMARKAAGEEPLPEEDPSNPIFKPIPEPSRLEGYLVTNQISSYCNHINGVAGQNFDRLYLMKALHED; via the exons ATGGCTAACC CAGCGGCACCTGGAGGAATGAGGTCGTTCCTGCAGGCCGTGTCTACGGTCACCGAGGAGGCGCCGACGCCGCTCCGCGTCGTCCAGATGGAGGGCCTG GCCGTACTGAAGATCATTAAGCACTGTGAGGAGTTTGCGCCTGCTCTAGTTACAGGTCAATTGCTTGGTTTGGATGTTGGTAGTGTTCTGGAAGTGACCAACTGTTTTCCCTTCCCT ATcagagaagaggatgatgaagcagATGCAGATGGTGCCAATTATCAGCTTGAGATGATGAGGTGTTTGAGGGAAGTTAACGTTGACAATAATACTATTGGATG GTATCAGTCTTGCTTGCTTGGATCTTTTCAAACTGTGgaactgattgaaacatttatGAACTATCAG GAGAATATCAGGAGATGTGTGTGCATTGTCTATGACCCATCTAGATCTAGTCAAGGCGTGCTAGCCCTCAAAGCCTTAAAGCTTACAGACTCGTTTATGGATCTTTACCGTAACAATGGTTTAACTGGGGAGAA GTTAAGAGAGAAGAAATTGTCCTGGGTTGATATTTTTGAGGAGATACCA ATTAAAGTTTCCAACTCAGCGCTTGTCAGTGCCTTCATGAAGGAGCTGGAACCTGAGTCACCAGTTACTCAG TGTGACTTTGAGAGACTTAAATTGTCAACTGCTCCCTTTATGGAAAGGAACTTGGAATTTCTGATTGGGTGCATGGATGATCTTTCATCAGAGCAGAACAAG TTCCAATATTATTACCGCAACCTCTCAAGACAACAGTCACAGCAGCAGGCATGGCTTCAAAAGAGAAG GCAGGAGAACATGGCAAGAAAAGCAGCTGGTGAGGAGCCACTGCCAGAAGAAGATCCGTCAAATCCTATCTTTAAGCCTATTCCTGAGCCATCACGATTGGAGGGCTATCTTGTAACCAATCAGATCTCCAGTTACTGCAACCATATCAACGG GGTTGCTGGTCAGAATTTCGACAGGCTATACCTGATGAAGGCCTTGCACGAGGATTAG